One region of Peromyscus eremicus chromosome 4, PerEre_H2_v1, whole genome shotgun sequence genomic DNA includes:
- the Kyat1 gene encoding kynurenine--oxoglutarate transaminase 1 isoform X1 has product MAKQLPARRLNGIDHNPWVEFVRLAKEYDVVNLGQGFPDFPPPDFAVQAFQQAVSGDFMLNQYTMAFGYPPLTKILASFFGKLLGQELDPLKNVLVTVGAYGALFTAFQALVDEGDEVIIIEPAFDCYEPMTLMAGGRPVFVSLRPSPAPKGQMESTNDWQLDPTELASKFTPRTKALVLNTPNNPLGKVFSKTELELVADLCRQHDVLCISDEVYQWLVYDGHQHISIASLPGMWGRTLTIGSAGKSFSATGWKVGWVLGPDNIMKHLRTVHQNSVFHCPTQGQAAVARCFEREQQHFGQPSSYFLQLPQAMQLNRDHMIQSLQLVGLKPLISQGSYFLTADISDFKSKMPDLPGAVDEPYDRRFTKWMIKNKGLVAIPVSIFFSQPHQKDFDHYIRFCFVKDEATLQAMDERLQKWKGELQP; this is encoded by the exons ATGGCCAAACAGCTGCCAGCTCGAAGGCTGAATGGGATTGATCACAACCCCTG GGTGGAGTTTGTCAGACTGGCCAAAGAGTACGATGTCGTGAACTTGGGTCAGGGCTTCCCCGACTTCCCACCTCCGGACTTCGCTGTGCAAGCTTTTCAGCAGGCCGTCAGTGGGGACTTCATGCTGAACCAGTACACCATGGCATTT GGTTACCCACCACTGACAAAGATCCTGGCAAGTTTCTTTGGCAAGCTGCTGGGACAGGAGCTGGACCCACTCAAGAACGTGCTGGTGACAGTGGGTGCCTATGGGGCCTTGTTCACAGCCTTCCAGGCCCTGGTGGACGAAGGAGATGAG GTCATCATCATAGAACCTGCTTTTGATTGTTATGAACCCATGACACTGATGGCTGGAGGTCGGCCTGTGTTTGTGTCCCTGAGGCCG AGCCCTGCTCCTAAGGGACAAATGGAATCCACCAATGACTGGCAACTGGACCCCACAGAACTGGCCAGCAAGTTCACACCTCGTACCAAGGCCCTGGTCCTCAACACACCCAACAACCCTCTGGGAAAG GTGTTCTCTAAGACGGAGCTGGAGCTGGTGGCCGACCTGTGCCGGCAGCATGATGTCCTGTGCATCTCTGACGAGGTCTACCAGTGGCTGGTCTATGATGGGCACCAGCACATCAGCATCG CCAGCCTCCCTGGCATGTGGGGACGGACCCTGACCATCGGCAGTGCAGGCAAGAGCTTCAGTGCTACCGGCTGGAAG GTGGGCTGGGTTTTGGGTCCAGATAACATCATGAAACACCTTCGGACTGTGCATCAGAACTCTGTCTTCCATTGTCCCACCCAGGGCCAG GCCGCCGTAGCCCGGTGCTTTGAGCGGGAGCAGCAACACTTCGGACAACCCAGCAGTTACTTCTTGCAGCTCCCACAGGCCATGCAGCTGAACAGAGACCACATGATCCAGAGCCTGCAGTTGGTGGGCCTCAAGCCCTTGATCTCCCAGGGCAGCTACTTCCTCACTGCAGACATCTCAGACTTCA AGAGCAAGATGCCCGACCTGCCTGGTGCTGTGGATGAGCCCTATGACAGACGCTTTACCAAGTGGATGATCAAAAACAAG GGCCTGGTGGCCATCCCTGTCTCCATCTTCTTCAGTCAACCCCATCAGAAGGACTTTGACCACTACATCCGCTTCTGTTTTGTGAAG GATGAGGCCACACTCCAGGCCATGGATGAGAGGCTGCAGAAGTGGAAAGGAGAGCTCCAGCCCTGA
- the Kyat1 gene encoding kynurenine--oxoglutarate transaminase 1 isoform X2, producing the protein MFRSSAAISVHLVWPLWGRKAGASLTRCLHQTLAMAKQLPARRLNGIDHNPWVEFVRLAKEYDVVNLGQGFPDFPPPDFAVQAFQQAVSGDFMLNQYTMAFGYPPLTKILASFFGKLLGQELDPLKNVLVTVGAYGALFTAFQALVDEGDEVIIIEPAFDCYEPMTLMAGGRPVFVSLRPSPAPKGQMESTNDWQLDPTELASKFTPRTKALVLNTPNNPLGKVFSKTELELVADLCRQHDVLCISDEVYQWLVYDGHQHISIASLPGMWGRTLTIGSAGKSFSATGWKVGWVLGPDNIMKHLRTVHQNSVFHCPTQGQAAVARCFEREQQHFGQPSSYFLQLPQAMQLNRDHMIQSLQLVGLKPLISQGSYFLTADISDFKSKMPDLPGAVDEPYDRRFTKWMIKNKGLVAIPVSIFFSQPHQKDFDHYIRFCFVKDEATLQAMDERLQKWKGELQP; encoded by the exons ATGTTCAGGAGCTCAGCAGCCATCTCAGTGCACCTGGTGTGGCCGctctggggaaggaaggctggagCCTCACTCACCCGGTGTTTGCACCAGACT CTCGCCATGGCCAAACAGCTGCCAGCTCGAAGGCTGAATGGGATTGATCACAACCCCTG GGTGGAGTTTGTCAGACTGGCCAAAGAGTACGATGTCGTGAACTTGGGTCAGGGCTTCCCCGACTTCCCACCTCCGGACTTCGCTGTGCAAGCTTTTCAGCAGGCCGTCAGTGGGGACTTCATGCTGAACCAGTACACCATGGCATTT GGTTACCCACCACTGACAAAGATCCTGGCAAGTTTCTTTGGCAAGCTGCTGGGACAGGAGCTGGACCCACTCAAGAACGTGCTGGTGACAGTGGGTGCCTATGGGGCCTTGTTCACAGCCTTCCAGGCCCTGGTGGACGAAGGAGATGAG GTCATCATCATAGAACCTGCTTTTGATTGTTATGAACCCATGACACTGATGGCTGGAGGTCGGCCTGTGTTTGTGTCCCTGAGGCCG AGCCCTGCTCCTAAGGGACAAATGGAATCCACCAATGACTGGCAACTGGACCCCACAGAACTGGCCAGCAAGTTCACACCTCGTACCAAGGCCCTGGTCCTCAACACACCCAACAACCCTCTGGGAAAG GTGTTCTCTAAGACGGAGCTGGAGCTGGTGGCCGACCTGTGCCGGCAGCATGATGTCCTGTGCATCTCTGACGAGGTCTACCAGTGGCTGGTCTATGATGGGCACCAGCACATCAGCATCG CCAGCCTCCCTGGCATGTGGGGACGGACCCTGACCATCGGCAGTGCAGGCAAGAGCTTCAGTGCTACCGGCTGGAAG GTGGGCTGGGTTTTGGGTCCAGATAACATCATGAAACACCTTCGGACTGTGCATCAGAACTCTGTCTTCCATTGTCCCACCCAGGGCCAG GCCGCCGTAGCCCGGTGCTTTGAGCGGGAGCAGCAACACTTCGGACAACCCAGCAGTTACTTCTTGCAGCTCCCACAGGCCATGCAGCTGAACAGAGACCACATGATCCAGAGCCTGCAGTTGGTGGGCCTCAAGCCCTTGATCTCCCAGGGCAGCTACTTCCTCACTGCAGACATCTCAGACTTCA AGAGCAAGATGCCCGACCTGCCTGGTGCTGTGGATGAGCCCTATGACAGACGCTTTACCAAGTGGATGATCAAAAACAAG GGCCTGGTGGCCATCCCTGTCTCCATCTTCTTCAGTCAACCCCATCAGAAGGACTTTGACCACTACATCCGCTTCTGTTTTGTGAAG GATGAGGCCACACTCCAGGCCATGGATGAGAGGCTGCAGAAGTGGAAAGGAGAGCTCCAGCCCTGA